The window CCTATACTCCCGTGAAACTGCTTGTACCATTCAAAATTGAACTTGGCATTAAGTTCTATTAACTGTTGAGAAACGGTAAAGGGATTTTCATACAGGTCTTCCGTATCATATATAATCAAATGCGGAGGGTCTTCATTATTTTGAAGCTTCTCCAGAAGCTTGGGAAAACTTTTCTCTCCCGGCCCTATAATACCGTAATCAGCTTCTGTTATATCCAAAATCTCTTTAGGCATTATTGAAAATCCTGCACCGCCTAAAATAATTTTACCTTGATAACCGTCTTTCCTTATTTGAGAAACTAAAACCTTTAACTCCGGGATGAAAGATTTATAGTTAAGATAAACAACATTGTCCAAATTTCTCATGGAAATACCTATAATATCAGGTTGAGCCTCCCTTATTCTTTGAAGGGCTTCTTCTGTTGTCAGCAGGTTTAAGTCCACAAAATCAACTTCATGCTGCATCATAATTGACTTTGCAATTATGTAAGCCCCTATAGGAAATACAGGGTGAGGAAAACGTTCCTGATTGACGGATATCAATAATATCTTCATTTGGTTAAACAACCTCCAATGGTTAAAATTTATATTCCATAGATAAGTGTGTAGGTTTAAATCCAAATTCCTTATACAAAGCTCTCATGGATATGTTGTCTATAAATACCTTGCCCACAACCATATTTGCCTGTACGCTTTTACAAAAATCCATTGCAAACTTCATTAATTCTCCCGTTAGCTCTGTGCCCTGAAATTCTTTCACTATATAAAAACTACGGAAGTTAATATACTTTTCGTTTGTTAAAAAGTTTATTTTTTCATCCATCCACAGCCATCCGGATATTTTTTCATCCACTGTTAATACAAACATTCCTTCCGGATTTTTCTTATAACTCTTCAAGAGCTTTTTCTGGTGGACATCCAAATCCGTTACTGCAGTATCCCCGAAAGATATAATGCATATTTCCTTTTCAAAATCCGCAATAGTGAGTATATCCGATTCCTTTATTGGTCTTATATCTACTTTATCCATAATTATCCCTTTTTTATAAGATTAAATTTATTTGTATTGCATTTCAAACATCCCTGTGATTTAAGCTGCTCAACTGTTGTAATTTTTTGATTTATTCCAACCATATATTTCTCACTGCACTGTTTACACTCATATGTTCTTACTGTCTGTTTAAATTTTCCGGTATATATTTCTTCGCTGTATACACCTGATATTACTTCTTTCGTATACTGGGTAGTAGTGGTAAGTACCATCAGGTCACTTACACCGCCAAGTATTTGTGCTCCTTCGTATGAATTAAATTTGGAATATATATCTGACAAAATCAAGCCTTCGCTTACAAACAACTGCTGCATTAAAAATCTCACCTGTGGCGTTTTATGTGCAAAGGAAAGAAATAGGCATAGATTGGATTCCTTTTTTAGTATGGATATGCCTCTGCTTAAAAACAGATTCAAACCGTTCAATGTATACGGAGGATCAGTAATAACGCAATCAAACTTATTTTTGTATTCATTATCAATAGGATTGCAAAAATCATGCTGCACACAATCAATATCAATCCTATACTTCTCTGAATTCTTTTTAATATAGGCCAGTATTCTCTTATCAATATCAAAAACAGTAATATCCGCCATTTTATCCAAGTTGTCACTTACTGCTATATGCTTTAATACCAGGACAATAGCTATACTTATTAAATCATCATCTCCTACGCAAGCTATTTTTTTACCTATCAGGCAGCCTGATTTAAGCATAAGTACAGCCCTCTTTATCCCTGTTTCGGCTGTACACTTGGATTGGTCAACTTCCACATCAACCTCCGGCCTGCTATCATAAACCTGTCTTAATTCCTCAATCTCATTTTCAAAGCTGTCAAGGTCAATATCCGGATTTTCAAGGATGTCATCTAAAACATCCATATCCACATTTTTATACCCCAGCACATCCTTCACATAATACTCTCCGACTTCTGTCAAACATATGCCGTTACTTAAATCTGCGATTCCGTTCTTTTTAAACTCATTTTTCATGGCAGATACTACAGGAACCGGTAAATTCAGCATCCGAGACATTTCCTTTACGGAAATACCTCTGTACATATATGCATTTACAAGAAATTCCTTGAGGACTGCTATACCTTCTTCCAAGTGTACATTTTCATATACTTTACAAACAACATCCTTCACATCTTGCATTTAAGACACCTCATCCCAACTACAGCTTTTTTTAAAACCGGCTTTGCACTGTCCGTCTCCAACTGGCGACAAGTTACTTTGCCAATCTCCAAAGGTAAAATAAATGTTGTCACATATTCTTCTGTCGTATAAAGTCTTTCTTATACCTTTGTCCTTTTCATCCTGCTGTACAACAGTTGCCTTTACCTTACAATTATTATATATGAAAGGAATTAATATGTCATTTTTTACCTCTAAAATATTATAAATATTATCCAATATATAATAAACTTAATTGTGGTCTGCATTATTCCAGTACAACTCAAGGTCTACAAAGATTTTTCCCATGACTGGTCTCCCGTAAATCTACATATATTTGCTCTATCTGCTCTCCCAGTTCCTGCATTGTATCGGATACTGCATCAGGCTCTGCCTGTATAACTTCATCTATGCTTGTATCCCCCCAGGTTACTGCTATAGACATAACCCCGGCTTTTTTAGCACAGAGTATATCGTTAATTCCGTCCCCTATCATTACGGAATTATATATATCCCCATTTAAGTTTTGAATTGATTTCAACAGGCTTTCCGGGTGAGGCTTAGGAAACATAACATCATCTGAACATACAACAGACTTAAAAAAGCAGTTTAAATTAAGAAGTTCAAGTGTGTAAAGTGTACGCTCTCTGTCCTTGCCCGTGCATAGTGCACATTTATGTCCTTTATCAATCAGTTCTGAAAGAAGCTCTTTAACCCCTTCATGCAATAAAATCATATGTGTATTTTCCGTACTTACTTTTATGTACTCCGGAATCATTTCCAATGGAAGATTTATTTTTTTAAAAATATTATTTAAACTGTCTCCGCTATTTAGGAAAAATTCTTTATAAGGAGGTTCTCCTTTACCTACAACTTTGCGGTATGATTCTTCAAGTGCTTTCATTTGTAGGTTGTGCGAATTAATTATTACTCCGTCAAAATCGAATACCAAACACATCCTCATTAAGACACCTCATAATTGTATTTTAAGTGTTTAGGCAAGGCTTGCTCATAATAAAATTTACTCTCCTTTTATTAAAGATAGGAAATCAATTATTGAATTTAGTCCCATTTCATAACCGAAGCCTCTGAAGCCTGCAATTACCCCCACTGCTTTTTCTGAAAAAATACTGTCTGCATGCCATCCGCCTCTTGAATAGATATTGGACAAATGAACCTCCACAAACGGTATGTCGGAAGCAGTCAGGGCATCTAAAATAGAATATCCGTGCTTTGTAAACGCTGCCGGATTTATAACTGCGCCATTCACTTTTTCCATATTATTTTGAATAAAATCAACTATATCGCCCTCATGATTTGACTGGTACAGAAGCAATTCTATCTTTAACTTACAAGCAAGCTTTTTCAGCCTTTCTTCAATGTTGTCCCAGGTTTCATTACCATAATGCTGCGGCTCCCTTTTCCCCAATATATTAATATTTGGGCCATTTATAACTGCAATTGTAAGCTTGTCCACTTTTAACACTTCCATTAACAGCCATCCTCCATAATCATAGAGTAAATGCGTTCAATAATATCCACAGTATAATATCCGTCAATAGGAGATAAATAGTCTGTTTTATTTGTGCTGACTGAATTCACGAAATACTCAGCTTGTCTATTAAAAGCTATATCAGCATACCCTGATTTTATGTCCATTTTAATTATTTCTCTATCGTCTGAACAAATGTGGATTGAATCATATAGGGGATTATTACTGAATCCGAATAAAGTATGTAAGGAAATACTGCCTTTTTCATATATAAATTTAAACGTTGTATAATCACCTTTTACGTCGCTGTCCCAACTTAAGTCGAAATCAAGTATTACTTCGTTGTTAAACTGGATTTCTCCTGAAACAGCTGATTCCACATCTACCTGAAATGCTTCTTTTTTGTTGTACTCGCACCAGACTGCACTGGTAGAATTAGTGTGCCTTTGAACATTGCGCAGTGTAATTTGGGGATTCTCTTTATTTTCAATATTCATTAGGCATATATCAAATATATGTGAACCTAAATCAGCAAGAACCCCTCCGCCTGACAGGCTTTTATTAGTTATCCAAGTGCCAGGCCTTGGGACTCCCGACTTTCTTACCCAAGCTGCTTCTACCTTACAAAGCTTGCCTAGATTACTTGATGAAATTATTTCGTTGAGTTTGCTGATGTCAGGTCTAAACCGGTTAACCAAAGCTGGAAGTATAATTTTATTGTTCTTACGGGCGATTCCCAACGTTTTTTTATATTGGGAAGCAGAAAGTGCTACAGGCTTTTCACACAAAACATGCTTGTTAGCATTTAACGCCATATCAGAGTAAAACGAATGTGTGCTATTTGGTGAAGCAATAATTACTGCATCTATATCTGATTCTAAAAATTTATTAACCTCATCGAATCTGTGGATTATACCAAATTTTTCAGATATATATTCCATCCTCTCCTTATCGGAATCACATACAGATTCAATACTTGCCCCATCAATTCCTTGTATTGCAGGTATATGAGCCTTTTCTGTAATCCATCCACAGCCTATGACACCAACTCTCAACATAATCCTACATCCTTTACAATAAATAAAACTGCATAGGTTTGGCTATTTAGGGCAGTTATTTATTTACATTTTATACATTTATTTTGAATTTTTTTCTTTTTTAGTATAATATACTAAATATTTACATTTTCTATTATACTTAGTTTACTAAAAAAATCAATATATAAATAATATTTAACACAAAATTAATTTTTTCGTGCTTTTATGGAAATATGATTCATGTACTTATATGCCCCTGCTTCCATAGCCACGCAGTCTTTTTTTGCATAAGGGTTGTCAGTAGACAGCCAATCGTTCCAACATTCATTATAACCGTCCATTTCCTCAATTGACTCTATTTTTATTTTCTCTGATTTACTTAAAACTTCCCGCCACCATTGACAGGAGTGTATAGTGCTTAAATCTTGGGGCGTCCAGCATTTAAGCATCTCTTGAGGTATTTCATCATTAAATTCTTCCTTCAATCCCGGAATAGCAATTCCTATTATTCCACCACTTTTTACATGAGGAGCCAACTTTTCATCCATATAGTCTGCTTTCGTACCAAAAAAATGGTATGAATCAACTGAGATAACAGCATCGAAGTATTCATCAGGGTAAGGTAATTCAAGTGCGTCTCCATGAATGGGAATTATTTGATTTTCAACATCAACTAATTTGAACCTATTAAAGTTTTCCGTAGGATTAATCCATAAATCAGTAGCGAATACCTGAACACCAAACTCCTTTGCAAGAAATATGGAGGTTAATCCTTTGCCGCAGCCTAAGTCCAAGACCCGACTGTCTTTATCAAATTCAATGGAATAGGTCAACTCCTCCAGCATTTTCACACCGTTGGGCCCCATAAGATTTTCTTTAACAAAGTTCGGGTCATACTTATTAGTTTTGTAAAAATTCACAACTATTCTCCTTCTATGGTATTTGTATATTTATTACTTTAATGTAATTAAATACCATATAATTTATATTCTATATTTATTCTAAATATCCTTCCCCTTGAAACCAGTTTATACCGCAAATTTGTTAAATATGCCCGTTAATCTGCATTACGTGCTTTTTGCTGTTTTTAATAAATATACATAAAAAAATATTCCTCTCTGATTAATACTTAAATTCTTAACCGTAAAGGAATATTTTATATGTTTATACACAAAATTATTTACAACGTCCTACTCGTTGCAAGTCTTTTTAAACAAAGCAATTGTTTCTTTCATTTTTGGTATGTCCTTATGAAGCTTCAGAACCGTACTTCCTACGAAAACACCGTCAGCTCCTGCTTCTCTGGCCATTTTTATGTCTTCGGGTGTGTATATACCAACACCGCAGTATATCTCTCTTTTAATTCCAAGACTCTTCAAATGGTCTATACAATCCTTGAGGGTTGGAAATTCAGGATTAACGTTGTTGGTCGTAGGCTTTGCCTGCATGTAGACGAATCCGTTGGATTCAATAGCAGCCTGAATTTCATTTTCATCCATATGAAATTGAACGTAGCAGGAAATCTTTATTCCGTTGGCAATAAGCTTGCTCTTAACTTCCTGATTGTCTTTTCCTACATAAATGAGGTCCATCATATTGTTATCGACACAGAATTTAATAAAACGGTCTAAACCAATCTCAAGAATTGTATTTTCATAGGACAACAGGATAAATTTAGTATTGGGATGACTGTTTTTTATCTCTTCAATCCCATCCATATATTTGTCGTAATCATTGCAGGCAGTAAGTGCTTCTTTCATTCTGTTTGAAATATACTCCCCTTCAAGATATGGGTCAGAGGATGGAAAATCCACCTCAATTATATCACAGCCTGCATCAATATAGTCCTTAGCCATTTCTATACTTGACTCTATAGTCGGGTATCCGTTGGATAAATAACATATTAGTTTCACATTAAGCCTCCATAAGCCTTACGGCATAATCATTTTTAAATATAAATTCCCGGTGGCAGTAAGTTATTCAGTTTTAAGAGTACGTTATTTGGTTTACATAAAACTGTTTAATATGCTGCAAATTCACCAGAATAAATTTCTGCCAACCGAGAAATTTGAGTTGTTTTAATCTCTATATACTTTAATAAATAGCTCCTTGAGCTGCTCTATTGTTGGAATAACAGGATTAGTTTTAGTACATCCGTCCTTCAGGGCCATTTCAGCCATTGCAGTCAACTCGTTGGTATAGCTCTTTTCATCAGGTATTAGCTGCGCAAAATTACTTGGAATTCCAATAGATTTATTCAGCTCACGAACTACCTTTAATAAATCTCTAGCACCCATTTCTTTTGCCAGTTCATCATAGCGATTCTTTGCATCGGCATTATGTGAATTAAATTCCATTACATAAGGCAGTATTACAGCATCAGCAAGTCCGTGTGAAATTCCAAAACAGCTTCCCAGAGTGTGCGCCATAGAATGTACTATTCCCAGTGATACGTTGGTAAATGCCATTCCTGCAGCCATAGAGGCATTAATCATAATCTCCCTGCTTGCGATATCATTTCCTTGGTTGCAGGCCTTGGGAAGAGTTAATATAATATCCTTTGCCGCATTCTTCGCAAATATATTACTAATATAATTTGCTCTGTTTGAAACAAGTGCTTCCAGTGCATGAGTCAAAGCATCCATACCTGTTTCAGCCGTAATTTTTGCAGGCATTGTTACAGTGACCTCCGGGTCGCAAATTGCGATATCCGGCATCATTTCCATATTTCCTACTCCGTACTTTATATGTGTTTCATCATCGGTAATTACGACAGAACGGCTTACTTCACTGGCTGTTCCACTTGTTGAAGGAATGCATACCAGAATGGCCTTCATCCTTAGCTTTGGTATTGTATTTGGAGGTACAATATCGTTAAGTGTTTTCAGCTCAGGGTGTTCGTAATATACCCACATTGCTTTTGCAGCATCCATTGCAGAGCCGCCGCCCAGTCCCACAATTATATCAGGCTGGAAATCTTTCATTGCCTCCGCGCCATTGTAAACCGTACTGAATAGCGGATCAGGCTCAACACCTTCTATTACTCTGCTTTCTATTCCGGCTTCTTTTAAGTAATCTATTGTTTTTTGAAGAATTCCGCTTTTTTTCATGCTTGAACCACCGGTTACAATTACCGCCCTCTTCCCCATAAGGGTTTTCAGGTGTGCAAGGGAACCTGCACCAAACATCAATTGGCTTCCGGCGAGTTTCATTGGTCTCATCATATACATTCAGTCCTTTATTTTTAATTTACACTATACCTTCAAAGCATTAATCAGCTCTGTGCAAAGCTCCAAAGAAATAGGATTTTTAATATTTCCCCCTTCTTTCAGGCTGGAACCCACTATGGCACCGTCTGCAATGCTAAGCTGCTCTTTTATATTTCCTGTCTTTACACCGCTTCCGGCAATTACAGGTATATTGGTTACTTTCTTAACTCTCTTTATGATATCTATTGGAGTTTCAACTCCTATGTGAGTACCTGTCACGATAATTCCATCCGCTCCGCAGGCTTCCGCAGCTCTTGCAGAATCCTCAATGCTCACATGTGTAAGTACCATATGTGTGTGCTTTACCTGAATATCTGCAAGAATTTTTACATTTTCAGCCCCCAGATTCTTTCTGAATTTCATGGCTTCTCTGGCACAAGGCTGTATAATCCCTCCGAAAAATTCTACTGTATCCACAAACACTGGGATTCTGACAAAATCAGCTCCAATGGCCTTTGCTACAGATAATGCGGTTTTGTAATCGTTCATTGCCGCATCAATACCTATTGGAATATTGACATTTTGAGCAACGACAGCACTTATTGCTGCTAGAGCACATGACTGTTCAATGTCAAGATTTATTCCGAATACATTGTCACCCATATTTTCAATGATTATGGCATCCATTCCTGACTTTTCAAGTGCTATTGCATCCTTTACAGCCTGACTGGTTACCTTTTCCATATCGCCGCAAAAGTCGGGTGTCCCGGGCAGTGCAAGACAATGTACCATTCCCATTACAAGTGCTTTTCCTTTAAATTCTAATCCCTTCATTTAGAAGCCACCTCCTTATCATAAATAACAAGTCCATCCATTGCGATTTTGCATAAATCAATTTCTGACTGTGTTCTCGCATCTCCCTTCAGGAAATCCTTCAGGTTTTCAAGAACAGTTGTCATTGTGACAATACAGCCCTTTATTCCCATAAGATTAGCTAAAACCAACATACAGCTTGATTCCATATCTACAGCAGATATATTGTATTTCTTGAGTGCAGTGAAGGTTTCACTCATATCCCTCTGCATTTTCTCCGAAAGGCGTGAATCTCTCATCTGACTGTAGAATCCATCCATTGTACAGGATAACCCGTTTACATATTGCCTGTTATTTTGCAAAGTACTCTTATTCATACAATTAATTAATTCAATATCCGCTACCGCAGGATAAGAAACCGGTACATAAGTTTTGCTGGTAGCTTCTTCTCTCATTGAGCCTG of the Ruminiclostridium papyrosolvens DSM 2782 genome contains:
- a CDS encoding iron-containing alcohol dehydrogenase → MMRPMKLAGSQLMFGAGSLAHLKTLMGKRAVIVTGGSSMKKSGILQKTIDYLKEAGIESRVIEGVEPDPLFSTVYNGAEAMKDFQPDIIVGLGGGSAMDAAKAMWVYYEHPELKTLNDIVPPNTIPKLRMKAILVCIPSTSGTASEVSRSVVITDDETHIKYGVGNMEMMPDIAICDPEVTVTMPAKITAETGMDALTHALEALVSNRANYISNIFAKNAAKDIILTLPKACNQGNDIASREIMINASMAAGMAFTNVSLGIVHSMAHTLGSCFGISHGLADAVILPYVMEFNSHNADAKNRYDELAKEMGARDLLKVVRELNKSIGIPSNFAQLIPDEKSYTNELTAMAEMALKDGCTKTNPVIPTIEQLKELFIKVYRD
- the trpA gene encoding tryptophan synthase subunit alpha; its protein translation is MKLICYLSNGYPTIESSIEMAKDYIDAGCDIIEVDFPSSDPYLEGEYISNRMKEALTACNDYDKYMDGIEEIKNSHPNTKFILLSYENTILEIGLDRFIKFCVDNNMMDLIYVGKDNQEVKSKLIANGIKISCYVQFHMDENEIQAAIESNGFVYMQAKPTTNNVNPEFPTLKDCIDHLKSLGIKREIYCGVGIYTPEDIKMAREAGADGVFVGSTVLKLHKDIPKMKETIALFKKTCNE
- a CDS encoding bis-aminopropyl spermidine synthase family protein — protein: MQDVKDVVCKVYENVHLEEGIAVLKEFLVNAYMYRGISVKEMSRMLNLPVPVVSAMKNEFKKNGIADLSNGICLTEVGEYYVKDVLGYKNVDMDVLDDILENPDIDLDSFENEIEELRQVYDSRPEVDVEVDQSKCTAETGIKRAVLMLKSGCLIGKKIACVGDDDLISIAIVLVLKHIAVSDNLDKMADITVFDIDKRILAYIKKNSEKYRIDIDCVQHDFCNPIDNEYKNKFDCVITDPPYTLNGLNLFLSRGISILKKESNLCLFLSFAHKTPQVRFLMQQLFVSEGLILSDIYSKFNSYEGAQILGGVSDLMVLTTTTQYTKEVISGVYSEEIYTGKFKQTVRTYECKQCSEKYMVGINQKITTVEQLKSQGCLKCNTNKFNLIKKG
- a CDS encoding HAD family hydrolase, with translation MRMCLVFDFDGVIINSHNLQMKALEESYRKVVGKGEPPYKEFFLNSGDSLNNIFKKINLPLEMIPEYIKVSTENTHMILLHEGVKELLSELIDKGHKCALCTGKDRERTLYTLELLNLNCFFKSVVCSDDVMFPKPHPESLLKSIQNLNGDIYNSVMIGDGINDILCAKKAGVMSIAVTWGDTSIDEVIQAEPDAVSDTMQELGEQIEQIYVDLRETSHGKNLCRP
- a CDS encoding Gfo/Idh/MocA family protein, with amino-acid sequence MLRVGVIGCGWITEKAHIPAIQGIDGASIESVCDSDKERMEYISEKFGIIHRFDEVNKFLESDIDAVIIASPNSTHSFYSDMALNANKHVLCEKPVALSASQYKKTLGIARKNNKIILPALVNRFRPDISKLNEIISSSNLGKLCKVEAAWVRKSGVPRPGTWITNKSLSGGGVLADLGSHIFDICLMNIENKENPQITLRNVQRHTNSTSAVWCEYNKKEAFQVDVESAVSGEIQFNNEVILDFDLSWDSDVKGDYTTFKFIYEKGSISLHTLFGFSNNPLYDSIHICSDDREIIKMDIKSGYADIAFNRQAEYFVNSVSTNKTDYLSPIDGYYTVDIIERIYSMIMEDGC
- a CDS encoding BtpA/SgcQ family protein yields the protein MKGLEFKGKALVMGMVHCLALPGTPDFCGDMEKVTSQAVKDAIALEKSGMDAIIIENMGDNVFGINLDIEQSCALAAISAVVAQNVNIPIGIDAAMNDYKTALSVAKAIGADFVRIPVFVDTVEFFGGIIQPCAREAMKFRKNLGAENVKILADIQVKHTHMVLTHVSIEDSARAAEACGADGIIVTGTHIGVETPIDIIKRVKKVTNIPVIAGSGVKTGNIKEQLSIADGAIVGSSLKEGGNIKNPISLELCTELINALKV
- a CDS encoding type II 3-dehydroquinate dehydratase; this encodes MEVLKVDKLTIAVINGPNINILGKREPQHYGNETWDNIEERLKKLACKLKIELLLYQSNHEGDIVDFIQNNMEKVNGAVINPAAFTKHGYSILDALTASDIPFVEVHLSNIYSRGGWHADSIFSEKAVGVIAGFRGFGYEMGLNSIIDFLSLIKGE
- a CDS encoding nucleoside phosphorylase, with protein sequence METLYSKTREEDIAKYVLFSGDPWRVETVASQLEDVKHIAFAREFNTYTGYYKGVRITVTSTGIGAPSAAIAMEEMYQCGMEVAVRMGTTMGLKDDLLGKLIIPTGSMREEATSKTYVPVSYPAVADIELINCMNKSTLQNNRQYVNGLSCTMDGFYSQMRDSRLSEKMQRDMSETFTALKKYNISAVDMESSCMLVLANLMGIKGCIVTMTTVLENLKDFLKGDARTQSEIDLCKIAMDGLVIYDKEVASK
- a CDS encoding SAM-dependent methyltransferase; translated protein: MNFYKTNKYDPNFVKENLMGPNGVKMLEELTYSIEFDKDSRVLDLGCGKGLTSIFLAKEFGVQVFATDLWINPTENFNRFKLVDVENQIIPIHGDALELPYPDEYFDAVISVDSYHFFGTKADYMDEKLAPHVKSGGIIGIAIPGLKEEFNDEIPQEMLKCWTPQDLSTIHSCQWWREVLSKSEKIKIESIEEMDGYNECWNDWLSTDNPYAKKDCVAMEAGAYKYMNHISIKARKN
- a CDS encoding GNAT family N-acetyltransferase, with the protein product MDKVDIRPIKESDILTIADFEKEICIISFGDTAVTDLDVHQKKLLKSYKKNPEGMFVLTVDEKISGWLWMDEKINFLTNEKYINFRSFYIVKEFQGTELTGELMKFAMDFCKSVQANMVVGKVFIDNISMRALYKEFGFKPTHLSMEYKF